CCACGGTGGCAAACAGCTTATTTTCGGCGAAGACCTCGGCCTTGCCCAGCAGGTTCATAATGGTACTTTTACCCACGTTGGTGTAGCCCACCAGCGCCACCCGAATGCTGTTGGTGCGCGTCTTGCGCTGGGTATGAGCCTGCTTGTCGAGGTCTTCGAGCTTTTCTTTCAGAAACGCGATGCGGTCGCGCACGATGCGGCGGTCGGTTTCAATTTCCGTTTCGCCGGGACCCTTCATGCCCACGCCGCCGCGCTGCTTGTCCAAGTGGGTCCAGAGGCCGGTGAGGCGCGGCAATAAGTACTGGTACTGCGCCAGCTCGACTTGCGTGCGCGAGGTGGCCGACTTGGCCCGCAGCGCAAAAATATCCAGAATCAGCAGCGAGCGGTCCACTATTTTGACGCCCAGCTCGGCCTCCAGGTTGCGGAGCTGCGAGGGCAGCAATTCATCGTCGAAGACGACCATGCTGGTATTTTCGTGCTTCACCCAGGCCTTGATTTCGGCCAGCTTGCCCTCGCCCACGTAGCTGCGCAAGTCCGGCTTGTCGAGCTTCTGCACGAAGCGCTTGGTGGCCTGCGCGCCGGCCGTTTCAATGAGAAAGGCCAGCTCGTCGAGGTATTCCGTGGTTTGGGCGTCGGTTTGGCGGCGCGGGGGCACGCTCACCAGCACGGCCGTTTCGACCTCCTTAGTCGTGGCGTGAGACTTCGTGCTGGTTTTGAGCAGTTTCAGGTCGCGGCGGGCAGGTTGGCGGTCAGTAGACCCGACGTGCCGGGTGCTGCCGTGGGAGTTTTCGGATTGCTTAGGCATAAGTGCTTGGGGCTTGATTGGTAGTGCTCGGTGCTTGGGCGACGTTGAACGACCCAAGCGCCCGGCACCAGCTACTTAAGCGTGAGAGAATAGGCCACAACCTGCTCGATTTGGGCCGGCGTGAGCTTTTTAGAAAAGGCCGGCATCTTACCCAGGCCATTGGTAACCAGGTAGGTGCGGCCAAAGGCGTTGAGGTTGCTTTTGGTGAGGTCGTGCGCGCCGTTGCGGCCCAGGCGGCCGTCGGCACCGTGGCAGCGCACGCAGTTTTCTTG
The genomic region above belongs to Hymenobacter psoromatis and contains:
- the hflX gene encoding GTPase HflX; the protein is MPKQSENSHGSTRHVGSTDRQPARRDLKLLKTSTKSHATTKEVETAVLVSVPPRRQTDAQTTEYLDELAFLIETAGAQATKRFVQKLDKPDLRSYVGEGKLAEIKAWVKHENTSMVVFDDELLPSQLRNLEAELGVKIVDRSLLILDIFALRAKSATSRTQVELAQYQYLLPRLTGLWTHLDKQRGGVGMKGPGETEIETDRRIVRDRIAFLKEKLEDLDKQAHTQRKTRTNSIRVALVGYTNVGKSTIMNLLGKAEVFAENKLFATVDATTRKVVLDNHVPFLLSDTVGFIRKLPTKLIESFKSTLDEIREADLLVHVVDISHPAFEEQMEVVNETLREIGAADKPVLLVFNKIDQYQPEVDPTPHFADDDPEQEFPTDFGTPAPRPPLVELEASYMARMHDPVVFISAQNKENIEALRELLARRVGELAAKRFPHFQAGYGG
- a CDS encoding c-type cytochrome, translated to MLPLPGPAGAAPSAPGQLIFQENCVRCHGADGRLGRNGAHDLTKSNLNAFGRTYLVTNGLGKMPAFSKKLTPAQIEQVVAYSLTLK